A stretch of the Crocinitomicaceae bacterium genome encodes the following:
- a CDS encoding 1-acyl-sn-glycerol-3-phosphate acyltransferase encodes MLMKFYRVLYQFILSRRYRVSFKGLSLLSQPGAKLIFPNHQSHIDPQLIAVECYKYSDIVPVVNEKYFKIPVVRFFLKKFNAVAVSDFKGGNRDPHILKKIFSGVIKALEEGKTVIIYPSGQVQETALERIKNKQSAYTIVKQLPDGTKVLGLRITGLWGSSFSSAWTGAKPIFLKRFLIGIGYFFANLIFFSPKRNVEFEFTDITQDVIREAQGDRQSFNQFLETFFNHKGEEKAYFVRHFFFLPGRKNKV; translated from the coding sequence ATGCTCATGAAATTTTACAGGGTACTTTACCAATTTATACTGTCACGCAGATATCGCGTAAGCTTTAAGGGTTTGTCATTATTGTCACAACCCGGAGCGAAACTAATTTTTCCAAATCACCAGTCGCATATTGATCCGCAGCTTATTGCTGTTGAGTGTTACAAGTATTCAGACATTGTGCCTGTTGTCAATGAAAAGTATTTTAAAATTCCGGTGGTGAGATTTTTTTTAAAAAAATTTAATGCCGTTGCCGTGAGTGATTTTAAAGGAGGTAATCGGGATCCGCATATTCTGAAAAAAATATTCTCAGGTGTTATTAAAGCGCTGGAAGAAGGCAAGACGGTAATCATATACCCTTCAGGCCAGGTTCAGGAAACTGCTCTTGAGCGTATAAAAAATAAACAAAGTGCCTACACCATTGTCAAGCAATTACCTGATGGAACAAAGGTATTAGGACTGAGAATCACCGGGCTTTGGGGTTCAAGTTTTTCATCAGCATGGACAGGGGCTAAACCTATTTTTTTGAAAAGATTTTTAATTGGAATAGGGTACTTTTTTGCCAATCTGATTTTCTTTTCACCAAAAAGAAATGTGGAGTTTGAATTTACTGATATCACGCAAGATGTCATTAGAGAAGCACAAGGTGATAGGCAGTCATTCAACCAATTTCTGGAGACATTTTTTAATCATAAGGGCGAAGAAAAAGC